One Poecilia reticulata strain Guanapo linkage group LG4, Guppy_female_1.0+MT, whole genome shotgun sequence genomic window carries:
- the abhd17ab gene encoding protein ABHD17A, with protein MNGLSFKELCCLFCCPPCPSRIASKLAFLPPEPTYAFLPDPEADPPALGASGTSSLRSRSGASVSGGAGGVEGKWKLHLTDRAEFQYNQRDLDEVEVFFTRSSRGNRVGCMYIRVAGNARFTVLFSHGNAVDLGQMSSFYIGLGSRIGCNIFSYDYSGYGVSTGKPTEKDLYADIDAAWHALRTRYCIIPENIILYGQSIGTVPTVDLASRYECAAVILHSPLTSGMRVAFPDTKKTYCFDVFPNIEKVSKITSPVLIIHGTEDEVIDFSHGLALYERCPKAVEPLWVEGAGHNDIELYVQYLDRLRRFIGQELAAQHA; from the exons ATGAATGGCCTCTCTTTCAAAGAGCTCTGCTGCCTGTTCTGCTGCCCACCATGTCCGAGCCGCATCGCATCCAAGCTGGCCTTCTTGCCTCCGGAGCCCACATACGCCTTTCTTCCAGACCCTGAAGCGGACCCCCCGGCACTGGGCGCGTCCGGGACGTCGAGCCTGCGGTCGAGGAGCGGCGCTTCGGTCTCCGGAGGAGCCGGCGGCGTGGAGGGGAAGTGGAAGCTTCACCTGACGGACCGAGCAGAGTTTCAGTACAATCAGCGAGATCTCGACGAGGTGGAAGTGTTCTTCACTCGCTCCAGCAGAGGAAACCGAGTCGGCTGCATGTACATTCGCGTCGCAGGGAATGCCAG ATTTACCGTCCTCTTCTCCCATGGCAACGCGGTCGACCTTGGCCAGATGAGCAGCTTCTACATCGGCCTCGGCAGCCGTATCGGCTGCAACATCTTCTCCTACGACTACTCAGGTTATGGAGTCAGCACCGGCAAGCCCACCGAGAAGGACCTGTACGCGGACATAGACGCTGCCTGGCATGCTCTGCGTACGCG CTACTGCATAATCCCAGAGAACATTATCCTGTACGGACAGAGCATCGGGACGGTTCCCACTGTGGACTTGGCTTCGCGGTACGAGTGTGCCGCCGTCATTCTTCACTCACCTTTAACGTCTGGGATGAGAGTTGCCTTTCCTGACACAAAGAAAACCTACTGCTTCGATGTTTTCCCCAA CATCGAAAAAGTCTCTAAAATCACGTCTCCGGTTCTCATCATCCACGGGACGGAGGACGAGGTGATCGACTTTTCTCACGGCCTGGCCCTGTACGAGCGCTGCCCGAAGGCCGTGGAGCCCCTCTGGGTGGAGGGCGCCGGACACAATGACATTGAGTTGTACGTTCAGTATCTGGATCGCCTTCGGCGTTTCATTGGACAAGAATTGGCAGCTCAGCACGCCTGA